A portion of the Adhaeribacter radiodurans genome contains these proteins:
- a CDS encoding 3-keto-disaccharide hydrolase has product MICRFTYFKFQSERCIRVKLLFSFLSIKNLKLTYSFLLFAFSLVINPKVSAQNLHANIDKQTFTSLFNGRTLDGWHIIPGGNWQVINGAIAGTSSKDEKRHGLLVSDKVYKDFTVKLKFRPITGNSGFYFRCEETNSEVGVNGFQAEIDPEKDSGGLYETGGREWVIQPKPEDVKRWLKPGLWNDMTVIARGGNIVVFINGYKTAALSNDTGRSEGHLALQLHGGMDMNVLFKDIQIAEE; this is encoded by the coding sequence TTGATTTGTCGTTTTACTTATTTTAAATTTCAGTCCGAAAGATGCATTCGGGTTAAGCTACTTTTTTCTTTTTTATCCATTAAAAATCTGAAACTTACATATAGTTTTCTGCTATTTGCCTTTAGTTTAGTAATTAATCCGAAGGTTTCGGCTCAAAATCTGCACGCCAATATAGATAAGCAAACTTTTACGAGCCTGTTTAACGGCCGAACCTTGGATGGCTGGCATATTATTCCGGGCGGTAATTGGCAGGTGATAAACGGTGCTATAGCCGGAACCAGCAGCAAAGACGAAAAACGCCATGGTTTACTCGTGAGCGATAAAGTGTACAAAGATTTTACCGTGAAGCTAAAATTTCGACCAATTACGGGTAACAGTGGTTTTTATTTCCGGTGCGAAGAGACAAATTCAGAAGTAGGCGTAAATGGATTTCAGGCCGAAATTGACCCGGAAAAAGATTCCGGTGGCTTGTACGAAACGGGCGGCCGCGAATGGGTAATACAACCAAAGCCGGAAGACGTAAAAAGATGGTTAAAACCCGGCCTTTGGAACGACATGACAGTTATTGCCCGGGGCGGCAACATTGTTGTTTTTATCAACGGCTACAAAACGGCCGCATTAAGCAACGATACCGGCCGCTCAGAAGGGCATTTAGCCTTACAACTACACGGGGGTATGGATATGAATGTTCTTTTTAAAGACATCCAGATTGCCGAAGAATAG